From Terriglobales bacterium, a single genomic window includes:
- a CDS encoding ABC transporter ATP-binding protein has product MATLAQSELQAVQRDASDVIRVADVHKYYDLGETKVHALRGVSLAIRRGEFVAIMGSSGSGKSTFMNLLGCLDKPTSGRFWLNGTDVSELDKNSLAAIRNRELGFVFQGFNLLSRTTALENVELPTLYARLDKSERSARAEKALQMVGLADRMDHFPSQLSGGQQQRVAIARALVNQPSILLADEPTGNLDSRTSIEIMQIFQDLNEQGLTIVLVTHESDIAHFAKRIVVFRDGKIRRDDAVQVRPRAADVLLKMPTLED; this is encoded by the coding sequence ATGGCAACACTAGCCCAATCCGAACTCCAGGCCGTGCAACGCGACGCTTCCGACGTGATTCGCGTCGCAGACGTTCACAAGTATTACGACCTCGGCGAAACCAAGGTCCACGCCCTGCGCGGCGTCTCGCTCGCCATCCGGCGCGGCGAATTTGTCGCCATCATGGGCTCCAGCGGCTCCGGCAAGTCCACCTTCATGAACCTGCTCGGCTGCCTCGATAAGCCCACCAGCGGGCGCTTCTGGCTCAACGGCACCGACGTTTCCGAACTGGACAAGAACTCGCTCGCCGCCATTCGTAATCGCGAACTCGGCTTCGTATTCCAGGGCTTCAACCTGCTGTCGCGTACCACGGCCCTGGAGAATGTCGAGCTGCCGACGTTGTACGCGCGTCTCGACAAGAGCGAGCGTTCCGCGCGCGCCGAAAAGGCCCTCCAGATGGTCGGCCTCGCCGATCGCATGGACCACTTTCCGTCGCAGCTTTCCGGCGGACAGCAGCAGCGCGTCGCGATTGCGCGTGCGCTGGTCAACCAGCCCTCCATCCTGCTTGCCGACGAGCCCACCGGGAACCTCGACAGCCGCACTTCAATCGAGATCATGCAGATTTTCCAGGACCTGAATGAACAGGGCCTGACCATCGTGCTGGTGACGCACGAATCCGACATCGCGCATTTTGCCAAGCGCATCGTGGTTTTTCGCGACGGCAAAATCCGCCGCGACGACGCGGTTCAGGTTCGGCCCCGCGCCGCCGACGTTTTATTGAAGATGCCGACGCTCGAGGACTAG
- a CDS encoding ABC transporter permease, which produces MDFAATLKIALRALARNKMRSVLTMLGIIIGVGAVIAMVGVGQGAQQKVQEQIASMGTNLLFVSSGTVTRGGLHMGWGQTKTLIYEDMKAIQREVPTVAMAAPGAGASAQVVYENQNWYTRLTGTEPSYFDIRDWPMAAGSSFSQDDVTQAANVAVIGATVRQNLYGATDPVGSTIRIGNLPFQVVGVLSAKGQSGMGQDQDDTIVIPITTLQKKISGQPWLQFIMVSATSQPATYAAQQQITSLLRDRHRIRPGTDDDFFVRNLADVAELADQSSRVMTMLLASIAGVSLIVGGIGIMNIMLVSVTERTREIGIRIAIGATEQDVQRQFLSESVVLSLIGGAIGIIFGVGSSLVITRTLGWQVLISPMSIVVAVIFSMAIGIFFGFYPARKAARLDPIEALRFE; this is translated from the coding sequence ATGGATTTCGCCGCAACTTTAAAGATCGCGCTTCGCGCTCTTGCCCGCAACAAGATGCGTTCCGTGCTCACCATGTTGGGCATCATTATCGGCGTGGGCGCCGTCATCGCCATGGTTGGCGTTGGGCAGGGCGCGCAGCAGAAGGTGCAGGAGCAGATCGCCTCCATGGGCACCAACTTGCTGTTCGTCTCCAGCGGCACCGTGACGCGGGGTGGCCTGCACATGGGCTGGGGCCAGACCAAGACCCTCATTTATGAGGATATGAAGGCCATTCAGCGCGAAGTCCCCACTGTCGCCATGGCCGCGCCGGGTGCGGGGGCGAGCGCCCAGGTCGTCTACGAAAACCAGAACTGGTATACCCGCCTCACCGGCACCGAACCTTCCTACTTCGACATTCGCGATTGGCCAATGGCCGCCGGTTCCAGCTTTTCGCAAGATGACGTTACCCAGGCCGCCAACGTCGCCGTGATCGGCGCCACCGTGCGGCAGAACCTTTACGGCGCCACGGACCCGGTCGGAAGCACCATTCGCATTGGCAACCTGCCGTTCCAGGTAGTCGGGGTTCTTTCCGCCAAAGGGCAGTCGGGCATGGGACAGGACCAGGACGACACCATCGTCATCCCGATTACCACGCTGCAGAAGAAAATCAGCGGTCAGCCCTGGTTGCAGTTCATCATGGTCTCGGCGACCTCGCAGCCGGCCACCTACGCCGCCCAGCAGCAGATCACCTCGTTGCTGCGCGACCGGCACCGCATCCGCCCGGGCACGGATGACGATTTCTTCGTGCGCAACCTGGCCGACGTCGCCGAACTTGCCGATCAGTCTTCGCGCGTCATGACCATGCTGCTGGCCTCCATCGCCGGCGTGTCGCTGATCGTCGGCGGCATCGGCATCATGAACATCATGCTGGTCTCGGTCACCGAACGCACCCGTGAAATCGGCATCCGCATCGCCATCGGCGCCACCGAGCAGGACGTGCAGCGCCAGTTCTTGAGCGAGTCCGTCGTGCTCAGCCTGATCGGAGGCGCCATCGGCATTATCTTTGGCGTCGGCTCCTCGCTGGTGATCACCAGGACCCTGGGATGGCAGGTGCTGATCTCGCCCATGTCGATCGTCGTGGCGGTGATCTTCTCCATGGCAATCGGCATCTTTTTCGGCTTCTATCCGGCGCGCAAAGCGGCTCGCCTCGATCCCATCGAAGCCCTGCGCTTCGAATAA
- a CDS encoding universal stress protein, with protein sequence MSFKPAIILALVDLSPATGDVLAWTRLFAQKTSAKVRILHVIWPPATRVSSQEEGAILLDEFEERRLDLRGSIKAHAQEILGDIPFEMEVGVGHPVKVALETIAALRPGLIVLGSHGHDGITRSLLGSVAENVVRESAFPTLIVKATDVEPALKTILCPVDLGDVAAQSLDTAAEMARVFGARLDVLRVLPQCPNADEELKAMRQWVPEIVAQRCPTSESVHTGDTAEQIVVFARQHDSDLIVVGAEPRRFLEFTVLGRTTERVVRHGPCSVLVVRLEPRSN encoded by the coding sequence ATGAGCTTTAAGCCTGCCATCATCCTCGCTCTCGTGGACCTAAGTCCGGCGACCGGAGATGTGCTCGCCTGGACGCGGCTGTTTGCCCAAAAAACTTCCGCCAAGGTCCGCATCCTGCATGTCATCTGGCCGCCCGCAACGCGCGTTAGCAGTCAGGAGGAAGGCGCCATTCTCCTCGACGAATTCGAAGAGCGCCGCCTTGATCTGCGCGGCTCCATCAAAGCTCACGCCCAGGAAATCCTGGGCGACATCCCTTTCGAAATGGAGGTTGGCGTGGGCCACCCGGTGAAGGTTGCGCTGGAGACCATCGCCGCCCTTCGTCCCGGGCTGATCGTGCTCGGTAGCCATGGCCACGACGGAATTACGCGCTCACTCCTCGGTTCCGTCGCCGAAAATGTTGTGCGCGAGTCGGCGTTTCCCACCCTCATAGTGAAAGCCACCGACGTTGAGCCGGCCCTGAAGACAATTTTGTGTCCCGTGGACCTCGGCGACGTGGCAGCGCAATCCCTCGATACCGCAGCCGAAATGGCCAGGGTTTTCGGCGCACGGCTGGATGTGCTCCGCGTCCTCCCGCAGTGTCCCAACGCGGATGAGGAATTGAAGGCGATGCGGCAGTGGGTGCCGGAGATTGTTGCCCAGCGCTGCCCGACTTCGGAGTCGGTTCACACCGGCGATACCGCCGAGCAGATTGTTGTCTTCGCGCGCCAGCACGACTCTGATCTCATCGTGGTCGGCGCTGAGCCACGACGATTTCTGGAGTTTACCGTGCTCGGGCGCACCACCGAGCGCGTCGTGCGCCACGGTCCGTGTTCCGTGCTGGTGGTTCGCCTTGAGCCGCGCAGCAACTAG
- a CDS encoding universal stress protein has product MAAVTTAPLVSLQNILVATDFSPCSKMALTYAAALARQEKARMFLAHVVPLEPLSPIPMDAGPGTFENLARDARTLMKKECVRPELAGIEFRSLIEHGDFWPAIDTLIHDQKIDLVVVGTHGREGVSKLLMGSTAEEVFRRAACPVITVGPHVTGDCLHEGRLHRVLFATDFSAASLHALPHAAMLAMEHLAPVTFLHVLASAVPDAEFVATNFVERELDEARTQLSEMVPKGIRADIVVEVGIPAEIIARVARAQNASLIAMGVHRQSVFAATHLPWSTAHRVVCEAPCPVLTVR; this is encoded by the coding sequence ATGGCTGCAGTCACTACCGCTCCGCTCGTTTCCTTGCAAAACATCCTGGTCGCAACCGACTTTTCACCCTGCTCGAAGATGGCGTTGACGTACGCCGCGGCGCTGGCACGACAGGAGAAAGCGAGGATGTTCCTGGCCCACGTGGTGCCGCTGGAACCCCTGTCCCCAATCCCCATGGACGCCGGACCCGGCACTTTCGAGAACCTGGCCCGCGATGCACGGACACTCATGAAGAAAGAGTGCGTGCGGCCGGAGCTTGCCGGGATCGAATTTCGGTCACTAATCGAGCACGGCGACTTCTGGCCCGCAATCGATACGCTGATTCACGATCAGAAAATTGACCTGGTGGTGGTGGGAACCCACGGGCGTGAGGGCGTCAGCAAGCTGTTGATGGGATCGACCGCGGAAGAAGTATTCCGCCGCGCGGCCTGCCCGGTGATCACCGTGGGACCTCACGTGACCGGCGATTGCCTGCATGAAGGACGGCTGCATCGGGTGCTGTTTGCGACCGACTTCTCGGCGGCATCGTTGCATGCCTTGCCGCACGCAGCAATGCTGGCGATGGAGCACCTGGCGCCAGTGACGTTCCTGCACGTATTGGCGAGCGCCGTACCGGACGCAGAGTTCGTGGCCACGAATTTCGTGGAGCGCGAACTCGACGAGGCACGAACGCAACTATCGGAGATGGTGCCGAAAGGCATTCGCGCCGACATCGTGGTCGAGGTTGGAATCCCGGCCGAGATCATAGCGCGCGTGGCTCGGGCCCAGAACGCCAGCCTGATCGCAATGGGCGTGCACCGGCAGTCAGTGTTCGCGGCAACGCATTTACCGTGGTCGACAGCACATCGCGTGGTGTGCGAAGCACCCTGCCCGGTGCTGACCGTAAGGTGA